In the genome of Palaemon carinicauda isolate YSFRI2023 chromosome 15, ASM3689809v2, whole genome shotgun sequence, one region contains:
- the LOC137654056 gene encoding piggyBac transposable element-derived protein 4-like, giving the protein MFVENCKKNYTPSEFVTIDEMLVAFRGHCPFRQYIPSKPAKYGIKIHALCDAKTFHVCNMEIYAGTQLDGPFKTNKQYNSSQAGVTRLIPDISGSARNVTFDNWYTSYPLVESLLHDHKLTAVGTLRKNKRDIPPEFLVTKNRPPVDSMF; this is encoded by the coding sequence ATGTTTGTAGAAAATTGCAAAAAGAACTACACCCCATCAGAATTTGTGACTATAGATGAAATGCTCGTAGCCTTTAGGGGTCATTGTCCCTTTAGGCAATATATCCCCAGCAAACCTGCCAAATATGGCATCAAAATACATGCACTGTGTGATGCAAAAACATTCCATGTATGTAACATGGAGATATATGCCGGAACACAGCTAGATGGGCCATTCAAGACTAACAAGCAGTACAATTCGTCACAGGCCGGGGTCACAAGACTTATTCCTGACATATCTGGGTCTGCTAGAAATGTAACATTTGATAATTGGTATACCAGCTATCCACTAGTTGAATCACTACTTCATGACCATAAGCTGACTGCTGTGGGGACCCTCAGAAAGAACAAAAGAGATATTCCTCCAGAATTCTTGGTGACAAAGAATAGACCTCCTGTGGACAGCATGTTTTGA